From Dietzia sp. ANT_WB102, a single genomic window includes:
- a CDS encoding iron-containing redox enzyme family protein produces MTTAAPTDYAASRPSTVTAPRLPAACGPLSDAVIEVLSTGRTDALPTVSADTDPLGRDLQLALYTLYELHYRGFDGVDPELEWEPDVLRMRRDLERVFLGHLRSAVEPGDDPVAEMDALSVEATSGTGPSWFFKDEGSWDQMREYFAHRSLYHLKEGDPHAFVIPRLQGQAKASFVAVEFDEFGGGRGERVHQQLWADLMSAAELDPTYLGYIDRVSAETLSTVNLMSMFGLHRSLRGAAIGHFAAIEITSSPGSARLVAGLRRMGAPEECVHFYAEHVEADAVHEQVMRHDVVGDLVRREPGLASDVVFGMRTLDYLDELAAEKMLAAWRRGESSLLP; encoded by the coding sequence ATGACGACCGCTGCACCGACCGATTACGCTGCCTCTCGGCCCTCCACGGTTACCGCGCCGCGGCTGCCCGCAGCTTGTGGCCCGTTGTCGGACGCGGTCATCGAGGTGCTGTCGACGGGGCGCACGGACGCGCTGCCGACCGTGTCGGCGGACACCGATCCGCTGGGGCGGGATCTGCAACTCGCCTTGTACACCCTGTACGAGTTGCACTACCGGGGCTTCGACGGGGTGGACCCCGAGCTCGAGTGGGAGCCCGACGTCCTGCGGATGCGGCGGGACCTCGAGAGGGTGTTCCTCGGGCACCTGCGCTCCGCCGTCGAGCCGGGTGATGATCCGGTGGCCGAGATGGACGCACTGTCGGTGGAGGCTACTTCCGGCACCGGCCCGTCCTGGTTTTTCAAGGACGAGGGTTCGTGGGACCAGATGCGCGAGTACTTCGCCCACCGGTCGCTGTACCACCTCAAGGAGGGTGACCCGCACGCGTTCGTCATCCCGCGGCTGCAGGGGCAGGCCAAGGCGTCGTTCGTGGCCGTCGAGTTCGACGAGTTCGGCGGCGGCCGTGGCGAGCGTGTCCACCAACAGCTGTGGGCGGACCTCATGAGCGCCGCCGAGCTGGACCCGACCTATCTGGGGTACATCGACCGGGTGTCCGCAGAGACGCTGTCGACGGTCAATCTCATGTCGATGTTCGGGCTGCACCGGTCGCTTCGCGGCGCCGCGATCGGCCACTTCGCGGCGATCGAGATCACCTCGTCGCCGGGGTCGGCACGGCTGGTGGCCGGGCTTCGGCGGATGGGCGCTCCGGAGGAGTGCGTCCACTTCTACGCCGAGCACGTGGAGGCTGACGCGGTCCACGAGCAGGTCATGCGTCACGACGTCGTGGGCGACCTCGTGCGGCGCGAGCCAGGTCTGGCCAGCGACGTGGTGTTCGGGATGCGCACGCTCGACTACCTCGACGAGCTGGCGGCGGAGAAGATGCTCGCGGCCTGGCGTCGCGGGGAGTCCTCGCTGCTGCCCTGA
- a CDS encoding CDGSH iron-sulfur domain-containing protein, translated as MTAAERDARRVRIVPGGPILIEGPVDMTTPDGERVCSDRFMVAVCTCRRSKTYPLCDTSHRRKVRPTDSTDSDG; from the coding sequence GTGACCGCAGCTGAGCGGGACGCCCGGCGGGTACGAATTGTGCCCGGGGGCCCGATACTTATCGAGGGCCCGGTCGACATGACCACGCCCGACGGTGAGCGCGTGTGCTCGGACCGCTTCATGGTCGCGGTATGCACCTGTCGGCGCAGCAAGACCTACCCGCTGTGCGACACCAGCCACCGCCGCAAGGTGCGACCCACCGACTCGACCGACAGCGACGGCTGA
- a CDS encoding HemK2/MTQ2 family protein methyltransferase gives MTQTRFAHIQVDDGVYAPQADSWLLCQALDESDLVAGRRVVDICTGSGILAVEAALKGAREVLAYDISPAAVACASSNAERAGVAVDVRQGTLDDARRAGPFDVVVSNPPYVPSDAPLEGTGPNRAWDAGANGRVVLDQLCDLAPDLVAPGGSMLIVHSEFSDPPQTIRRLEESGFTAREVAARIVAFGPVMTSYAERLEAAGLLEPGRREEELVVIRGDRS, from the coding sequence ATGACCCAGACCCGGTTCGCCCACATCCAGGTGGACGACGGTGTCTACGCGCCGCAAGCCGACTCCTGGCTCCTCTGCCAGGCACTCGACGAAAGCGACCTTGTCGCGGGCAGACGAGTCGTCGACATCTGTACGGGCAGCGGCATCCTGGCCGTCGAGGCCGCACTCAAGGGCGCCCGCGAAGTGCTCGCCTACGACATCTCCCCCGCGGCAGTCGCGTGCGCGTCGAGCAACGCCGAGCGCGCCGGCGTGGCGGTGGACGTTCGGCAGGGCACCCTCGACGACGCCCGCCGGGCTGGGCCGTTCGACGTGGTGGTGTCCAACCCGCCGTACGTCCCCTCCGACGCCCCACTCGAGGGCACCGGACCGAATCGGGCGTGGGACGCGGGCGCCAACGGCCGCGTCGTGCTGGACCAGTTGTGCGACCTGGCCCCCGACCTGGTCGCGCCCGGCGGGAGCATGCTGATCGTGCACTCGGAGTTCTCCGACCCTCCGCAGACCATCCGTAGGCTCGAGGAGTCCGGGTTCACCGCCCGCGAGGTCGCCGCCCGCATCGTGGCCTTTGGCCCCGTCATGACCTCGTACGCCGAGCGGCTCGAGGCCGCCGGCCTGCTTGAACCCGGCCGACGCGAGGAGGAACTGGTGGTGATCCGCGGTGACCGCAGCTGA
- a CDS encoding inositol-3-phosphate synthase, whose amino-acid sequence MTDQKVRVAIVGVGNCASSLVQGVEYYKDAAIDSTVPGLMHVKFGDYHVNDVEFVAAFDVDGKKVGMDLAEAIRASENNTIEICDVPPTGVNVQRGPTLDGLGKYYRETIEESSADPVDVVQALRDAEVDVVVSYLPVGSEEADKFYAQCCIDAGVAFVNALPVFIASDPEWAEKFRSAGVPIVGDDIKSQVGATITHRVMAKLFEDRGVALDRTYQLNVGGNMDFKNMLERDRLESKKVSKTQAVTSNLEGSLKDKIHDRNVHIGPSDYVEWLDDRKWAYVRLEGRAFGDAPINLEYKLEVWDSPNSAGIIIDAVRAAKIAKDRGIGGPILPASAYLMKSPPVQMADDKARTELEAFIIGA is encoded by the coding sequence ATGACCGACCAGAAGGTGCGCGTCGCGATCGTCGGCGTCGGCAACTGTGCGTCCTCGCTCGTGCAGGGCGTGGAGTACTACAAGGACGCGGCGATCGACTCGACCGTCCCCGGCCTCATGCACGTCAAGTTCGGCGACTACCACGTCAACGACGTGGAGTTCGTCGCGGCGTTCGACGTCGACGGCAAGAAGGTCGGCATGGACCTCGCCGAGGCCATCCGCGCCTCAGAGAACAACACCATCGAGATCTGCGACGTCCCGCCGACCGGCGTCAACGTCCAGCGCGGGCCCACGCTCGACGGCCTGGGCAAGTACTACCGCGAGACGATCGAGGAATCCTCCGCTGATCCCGTCGACGTGGTGCAGGCCCTTCGTGACGCCGAGGTCGACGTCGTCGTCAGCTACCTGCCCGTCGGCTCGGAAGAGGCCGACAAGTTCTACGCGCAGTGCTGCATCGACGCCGGCGTAGCCTTCGTCAACGCTCTGCCCGTGTTCATCGCCTCGGACCCGGAATGGGCCGAGAAGTTCCGCAGCGCGGGCGTCCCGATCGTCGGTGACGACATCAAGAGCCAGGTCGGCGCCACCATCACCCACCGCGTCATGGCCAAGCTCTTCGAGGACCGCGGCGTCGCACTGGACCGCACCTACCAGCTCAATGTCGGCGGCAACATGGACTTCAAGAACATGCTCGAGCGCGACCGCCTCGAGTCGAAGAAGGTCTCCAAGACCCAGGCCGTGACCTCCAACCTCGAGGGCTCGCTCAAGGACAAGATCCACGACCGCAACGTCCACATCGGCCCCTCCGACTACGTGGAGTGGCTCGACGACCGCAAGTGGGCGTACGTTCGTCTCGAGGGACGCGCGTTCGGTGACGCCCCGATCAACCTCGAGTACAAGCTCGAGGTGTGGGACTCGCCCAACTCGGCGGGCATCATCATCGACGCCGTCCGCGCGGCCAAGATCGCCAAGGACCGTGGCATCGGCGGACCGATCCTGCCCGCCTCGGCGTACCTCATGAAGTCGCCGCCGGTGCAGATGGCAGACGACAAGGCCCGCACCGAGCTCGAAGCCTTCATCATCGGAGCCTGA
- a CDS encoding PadR family transcriptional regulator, which produces MLELAILGLLDERPMHGYELRKRLSEMLGTVRTVSFGSLYPTLRRLQQQGDIVEDSSAATATRPPATARRGRKTYRITSRGKETLAALLDEPAAASFADDGFGVHLAFFDRTPGPARVRLLEGRRRVLEERREGQRDAAARTGPTELRYARQLTLLGLETSERELRWINELIRTENPSQGEPQ; this is translated from the coding sequence GTGCTCGAACTGGCCATCCTGGGTTTGCTCGACGAGCGCCCGATGCACGGCTACGAGTTGCGCAAGCGGCTCTCCGAGATGCTCGGGACGGTCCGGACCGTGTCCTTCGGCTCCCTCTATCCCACGCTGCGCCGCCTCCAGCAGCAGGGTGACATCGTCGAGGACTCCTCGGCCGCCACCGCCACCCGTCCGCCCGCCACCGCGCGGCGCGGCCGGAAAACCTACCGCATCACCTCCCGCGGCAAGGAAACGTTGGCTGCCCTGCTCGACGAGCCGGCGGCGGCGTCGTTCGCCGACGACGGCTTCGGCGTCCACCTCGCGTTCTTCGACCGCACTCCCGGGCCCGCCCGGGTGCGGTTGCTCGAGGGTCGGCGCCGGGTGCTGGAGGAGCGTCGCGAGGGACAGCGCGACGCCGCCGCCCGCACCGGCCCCACCGAACTGCGGTACGCCCGGCAACTCACGTTGCTCGGGTTGGAGACCAGCGAGCGCGAGCTGCGCTGGATCAACGAGCTCATCCGGACAGAGAACCCATCACAAGGAGAACCCCAATGA
- a CDS encoding DUF5318 family protein, translating into MVDFALRRRGVLKELREGALSLREVCDADVYLLRAAGFHGVETETVCPVCRKENLTEVSWVFGDDLGTASGSARGQDEIEQFALTHDGFTVHVVEVCRSCSWNHLILSYEVGLTPGTGKRVRRAARELGRHR; encoded by the coding sequence GTGGTGGACTTCGCCCTGCGCCGCCGAGGGGTCCTCAAGGAGCTGCGGGAGGGGGCGCTCTCGCTCCGTGAGGTGTGCGACGCCGACGTCTACCTTCTCCGGGCCGCAGGATTCCACGGCGTGGAGACGGAGACGGTCTGCCCGGTGTGCCGAAAGGAGAATCTCACCGAGGTCTCCTGGGTGTTCGGGGACGACCTGGGCACCGCGTCCGGTTCCGCCCGCGGGCAGGACGAGATCGAGCAGTTCGCCCTCACCCACGACGGCTTCACCGTCCATGTGGTCGAAGTGTGCCGCAGCTGCTCCTGGAACCACCTCATCCTCTCCTATGAGGTGGGGCTCACTCCGGGGACCGGAAAACGTGTGCGACGGGCGGCGCGGGAGCTCGGGCGACACCGCTGA
- a CDS encoding transglycosylase domain-containing protein: MTQSGRTSRSADDGQQESPGRLGWPRRHPVWTTVILLVVVLLVIPLTIVGITYSRTEIPSPGSVRTEQISEIYQSDGTSMIGRIVPPEGNRTLIELDAVPVHVRNAVIAAEDRSFYTNEGYDPTGIGRAVIGQLTGESGAGGGSTITQQYVKNTMVGDAPTYERKAKELVIAAKMTRKWSKDQILEAYLNTIYFGRGAYGIAAASTAYFNKPVEALTVEEGALLAGVIQSPSALDPLNNQAAAEGRWNYVMDGMREMGAIDAQQRGNAMFPQVVEDPQAIEQNVGDPSNGPIRRQVLAELAQSGIDEQMLNTRGLKIITTIDPKTQSSVVDAARTNMQGENAANRTAVVSINPRTGGVIGYYGGEEAEGWDYANAPLQTGSTFKIFGVAAALEQGIGLGTQVSSAPVTTGNITVTNVDGQSCGTCSISQALKMSLNTSFIRIQRMLDNGANDVRDMAHRVGIPKQIPGLPWETLSEQGEDPYDGLILGQYPIRVRDMATGLATFAAEGVHKPTHFIERVETADGEVLLDNSSVEGEKVIDADVANNLTSAMEPIAAYSRGHSLAGGRPSASKSGTTQLGETGYNKDAWFVGYTPSIATAVWVGTDDNEPLLNAWGGTMYGASLPADIWKSAMDGALSGTEWESFPDPGYIGGQAGASQWESGGTSSGTTGGADTQSYVPETSSAPAPVESAPEPAPAPQAPGPLTLQVPGLPELVIPGAGPPGGAEQSPAGGGAGTGGGDGTGGGGGDGTGDGA; this comes from the coding sequence ATGACGCAGAGTGGCAGGACGAGTCGGTCCGCCGACGACGGTCAGCAAGAGAGCCCGGGCCGGCTCGGCTGGCCCCGTCGCCATCCGGTCTGGACGACGGTGATCCTCCTCGTCGTCGTCCTCCTCGTCATCCCGCTGACGATCGTCGGCATCACCTACAGCCGCACCGAGATCCCGAGCCCCGGCAGCGTCCGCACCGAGCAGATTTCGGAGATCTACCAGAGCGACGGCACGTCGATGATCGGCCGCATCGTCCCGCCTGAGGGCAACCGCACGCTCATCGAACTCGACGCGGTCCCCGTGCACGTGCGCAACGCGGTCATCGCAGCCGAGGACCGCAGCTTCTACACCAACGAGGGCTACGACCCCACCGGGATCGGCCGCGCGGTGATCGGGCAGCTCACCGGCGAGTCCGGCGCGGGCGGCGGTTCGACCATCACCCAGCAGTACGTCAAGAACACGATGGTCGGTGACGCGCCCACCTACGAGCGCAAGGCCAAAGAGCTCGTCATCGCAGCCAAGATGACCCGGAAGTGGTCCAAGGACCAGATCCTCGAGGCCTACCTCAACACCATCTATTTCGGTCGCGGCGCCTACGGCATCGCCGCCGCGTCCACCGCGTACTTCAACAAGCCGGTCGAGGCGCTGACGGTCGAGGAGGGCGCGCTCCTCGCCGGTGTCATCCAGTCGCCCTCGGCACTGGACCCGCTCAACAACCAGGCCGCAGCGGAGGGCCGCTGGAACTACGTCATGGACGGCATGCGGGAGATGGGTGCGATCGACGCCCAGCAGCGCGGAAACGCCATGTTCCCCCAGGTCGTCGAAGACCCGCAGGCGATCGAGCAGAACGTCGGCGACCCCAGCAACGGCCCGATCCGCCGCCAGGTACTGGCCGAACTCGCACAGTCCGGGATCGACGAACAGATGCTCAACACCCGCGGACTGAAGATCATCACCACGATCGATCCCAAGACCCAGAGCTCGGTGGTCGACGCCGCCCGCACGAATATGCAGGGTGAGAACGCGGCCAACCGCACCGCAGTGGTCTCGATCAACCCGCGCACCGGCGGCGTGATCGGCTACTACGGTGGCGAGGAGGCCGAGGGCTGGGACTACGCCAACGCGCCCCTGCAGACCGGTTCGACGTTCAAGATCTTCGGCGTCGCAGCCGCACTCGAGCAGGGGATCGGCCTGGGGACGCAGGTCTCCTCCGCGCCGGTGACCACCGGAAATATCACAGTCACCAACGTCGACGGGCAGAGCTGCGGAACGTGCTCCATCTCGCAGGCCCTGAAGATGTCGCTCAACACCTCGTTCATCCGGATTCAGCGCATGCTGGACAACGGTGCCAACGACGTTCGCGACATGGCCCACCGCGTCGGCATTCCCAAGCAAATCCCGGGCCTGCCCTGGGAGACGCTGAGCGAGCAGGGTGAGGATCCCTACGACGGCCTCATCCTGGGCCAGTACCCGATCCGCGTCCGAGACATGGCCACCGGTCTGGCGACCTTCGCCGCGGAGGGCGTCCACAAGCCCACGCACTTCATCGAGCGGGTCGAGACCGCCGACGGCGAGGTGCTGCTGGACAACTCCTCCGTCGAGGGCGAGAAGGTGATCGACGCCGATGTCGCCAACAACCTCACCTCCGCGATGGAACCCATCGCCGCCTACTCCAGAGGGCACTCGCTGGCCGGCGGGCGACCGTCCGCCTCCAAGTCCGGCACCACACAGCTCGGCGAGACCGGCTACAACAAGGACGCCTGGTTCGTCGGTTACACCCCATCGATCGCCACCGCCGTGTGGGTCGGCACCGACGACAATGAGCCGCTTCTCAACGCGTGGGGCGGAACGATGTACGGCGCGTCGCTGCCCGCCGACATCTGGAAGTCCGCGATGGACGGCGCGCTGTCCGGTACCGAGTGGGAGTCCTTCCCGGACCCCGGGTACATCGGTGGTCAGGCGGGGGCGTCGCAGTGGGAGTCGGGTGGGACCAGCTCGGGCACGACGGGCGGGGCCGACACCCAAAGCTACGTACCCGAGACGAGTTCAGCACCGGCCCCGGTCGAGTCCGCGCCAGAGCCGGCGCCCGCGCCCCAGGCTCCCGGCCCGTTGACACTCCAGGTGCCCGGGCTGCCGGAGCTCGTCATCCCGGGCGCCGGTCCGCCGGGAGGTGCCGAACAGTCCCCCGCGGGCGGGGGCGCAGGTACCGGTGGTGGAGACGGCACCGGCGGAGGTGGCGGCGACGGCACCGGCGACGGCGCCTGA
- a CDS encoding glycosyltransferase family 87 protein — MTVQSNGHISPLPLDDDLRSLEPHERVRPGNGAGAEAIAAWGGPVGRHAAVGRQRFWTPLRVIMLLAVIFLAFGFFSKAACLETTHPTDGSQPGLNWDGRQYYKACYADPLPLYSAEGLDTGAFPYKYMWVTDVGEVRYMEYPVLSGMFQYVTAQAAQAWHAVFPGGPIEVVKYFLLGCILLAFMWMVAVWATYRSAGRRPWDTLLMAASPLVIFQAFTNYDLMAVAFASVALLLWARRRPVWAGVVLGLGVAAKLYPLFLFGALLVLALRRRRFAELGKAAAAAVVAWLAVNVPIMIPFPQGWREFFRLNSDRPANPESIYVALQTLTGWQGFDAARAAGEAPVTVNTVSLVLFALGCLAVLVIGLTAPTTPRVAQLAFLIVAFFLLTNKVWSPQYSLWLVPLAVLAVPRVRLLLPWMAFDALLWVAHMSYFHGVENKGIGADVFHPLVLVRDLLVVAVCAVIILEIYRPHLDRVRMTHQGTPEGPDPLAGVLADPDEPLVVAPPPREFGLTADRVPPGSGNGSRELSL, encoded by the coding sequence GTGACCGTGCAGAGCAACGGCCACATCTCCCCGCTGCCGCTCGATGATGACCTCCGCTCGCTGGAGCCGCACGAGCGGGTCCGCCCCGGCAACGGGGCCGGTGCGGAGGCGATCGCGGCGTGGGGCGGGCCGGTCGGTCGGCACGCGGCGGTCGGCCGGCAACGGTTCTGGACGCCATTGCGGGTGATCATGCTGCTCGCCGTGATCTTCCTGGCGTTCGGGTTCTTCTCTAAGGCTGCCTGCCTGGAAACGACTCATCCCACCGACGGTTCGCAGCCGGGCCTCAACTGGGACGGCCGCCAGTACTACAAGGCGTGTTACGCCGACCCGCTGCCCCTCTATTCGGCCGAGGGGTTGGACACCGGCGCCTTCCCGTACAAGTACATGTGGGTCACCGACGTCGGCGAGGTCCGGTACATGGAGTACCCCGTGCTGTCCGGGATGTTCCAATACGTCACGGCGCAGGCCGCGCAGGCCTGGCACGCGGTCTTCCCCGGCGGGCCCATCGAAGTGGTCAAGTACTTCCTCCTGGGCTGCATCCTGCTCGCATTCATGTGGATGGTCGCGGTGTGGGCCACCTACCGGTCCGCGGGTCGGCGTCCCTGGGACACGCTGCTCATGGCGGCCAGCCCGCTCGTCATCTTCCAGGCGTTCACCAACTACGACCTCATGGCGGTCGCGTTCGCGTCCGTCGCCCTGCTGCTGTGGGCTCGCCGCCGTCCGGTCTGGGCAGGCGTCGTCCTAGGCTTGGGCGTGGCCGCCAAGCTGTACCCGCTGTTCCTGTTCGGGGCCCTGCTGGTGCTGGCGCTGCGTCGGAGGCGCTTCGCCGAGCTGGGCAAGGCGGCCGCCGCAGCGGTGGTGGCGTGGCTGGCGGTGAACGTGCCGATCATGATCCCGTTCCCGCAGGGGTGGCGCGAGTTCTTCCGCCTCAACTCGGACCGGCCCGCCAATCCCGAGAGCATCTACGTGGCTCTGCAGACCCTCACCGGCTGGCAGGGATTCGACGCTGCCCGCGCAGCCGGGGAAGCGCCCGTGACCGTGAACACTGTGTCGTTGGTGCTGTTCGCGCTCGGCTGTCTCGCGGTGCTCGTCATCGGGCTCACCGCACCCACCACTCCCCGGGTGGCGCAGTTGGCATTCCTCATCGTGGCCTTCTTCCTGCTCACCAACAAGGTGTGGAGCCCGCAGTACTCGCTCTGGCTGGTCCCGCTCGCGGTACTCGCCGTTCCGCGCGTGCGACTGCTGCTGCCGTGGATGGCGTTCGACGCCCTGCTGTGGGTGGCCCACATGTCGTACTTCCACGGTGTGGAGAACAAGGGGATCGGTGCGGACGTGTTCCATCCGCTCGTTCTGGTCCGCGACCTGCTGGTTGTGGCCGTCTGCGCAGTGATCATCCTCGAGATCTACCGCCCCCACCTAGACCGCGTCCGCATGACGCACCAAGGCACGCCCGAGGGCCCGGACCCGCTAGCCGGGGTGCTCGCGGACCCGGACGAACCCCTGGTGGTCGCGCCGCCCCCTCGCGAGTTCGGGCTGACCGCCGACCGTGTCCCGCCCGGCTCCGGAAACGGATCCCGAGAACTATCCCTCTGA